Genomic window (Amyelois transitella isolate CPQ chromosome 31, ilAmyTran1.1, whole genome shotgun sequence):
AATGTTCCAGGATTCAGAACTTCAAGAATTAAAAAGATTAGAATAAAAAGTGGAgaaacagaaaaagaaaattaaacgtTTAAAAGAAGTGATCCGTCAACAAAAGATGAAACTTGAcacctttaaaaatattattggatAAGAAACCAAAAGTGACTATAAAAGGGGACGCATCGTCGGCTCCGCACGCAGTCGCTGAGCAACACTCGTCCCGCGCGGTCGTTACTCTGTccatttaaatttcgaatttaatACGTTgcgttattgttttattttgtcaattcTTTAGTTTTGTTGTTGATTAAtgagttttgtttattttgatcgagaaatagttattttggttgTTCAATCGCTTTGTAAGAAGCATAGTAATTTGGTCGGGTAGTTTTAAGTGAActtattttgtaagaaattgCTTAATTCATTTAGGTTATtaaaattgtctttttaaaaaaatcacttctGGTCTTATTTCcaagaatataataattgagttgaagcaaaataatttaataaatgtggaatcaaaagattttttagaGACgcagattttaaaatgtaaagggTTGTCATTGCCAAAACAGTACTCCGAAAAAATCAGAAAGTTTGCTCTAACCCTGCATTTTTATTCTCCAAAAGCTTATGACTTCATGTGAAGAACGTATGAGTCCTGTCTCCCACATCCACGGACTCTCAGCAATTATTAACCTCATTATTACCTGAATTCCAAGCgatcagttttatttatttttttaactagtgGGTACTATTACAACCCTTTGGGggattgatttatttacaaaaaaagtaaCCTTAATTTGAACTCGGGTATTTAACTACATCCACACCAAATATCATCACAAACGGTCCAGCGGTTTAGCTATAATTTGAATCATAGGGTATTAAGTATATATGATTTTGGAGCGGGCGGTAATGAGAGCGATAATGTTTTTGCCAAAAAAAAGTCTTCTTCCTAGCTGGGGAGATATGCAGTCTTCAACCCTGAACAGAATCAAGTTCTGGCCGATCACCTTCGTACCTTgtccaataaatttaatggcTTTACAAGAGAACAATTTCGGAAAACGTGTTACATGATCATCATTGCTCAAAAAATGCGAGATTGCAGAAAGATTCAATAAAGAAGGTTAAATCTCTGGTAATGATTGGCTGTCAGGTTTTTTACAGCGGCATCCTGGGTTGAGTATAAGTGaagcaaaaatttattttacatgagttttgtatgttatttattgtacaaatcatttcaacataatatattttgtataagggaaaagttttaataagtatgtattccAATATCGatgataaataatgtttttgacaACCagccttttttatttgacaatgGGATCATTCTGCTGCAGACGTTTGACTCGTGGGAATCTTTctgttaagaaaataaaatctatttacataaaacattCGGTATTATTcctgcttatttttttttatacttctgAATTAAGCTAATAAAAGGAAACTAGAAGCCACAAGTATTAACAGGACCTACTCGGATTCCACAAAATTGCGCGGACACGTTTTATGGACAACTTGGCAACATTTTTACACATGGGTTTGGTAAGGGGAATATATTTAGTTTGCGATTTGCCTGCTTGTATAGAAAAAGCCCTAGAAATTAGAAAAATCTTTGGAAGAAAGTGGTGTTATAGTTGGGGACCGGGGGAATTATCCTGTCATTTCGTACAGTTTGGTCTGGATCATCGGTCGGTGATCAACAACACTGTTTCGTTTGAGTTAAGTCAGTCCGAAAGTATATGTTTCGATGATGTGCGTCGTAGTGTAACATTAAATGAAAAGACATATACATTTCTTGgtataattgaatttttacCAACGGgtctaaaaacaaataatgtaaatagtaTTGGCCACTATAGATCACATTGTTTCGGAGGCATGCGATGGGAGTGTTATGACGATCTtcgtaataatgaaaaaaaaggtttaaatgTATCACATATAGACAGACACTCGAGTGATCCTATAAGagttccgttttttttttttcattttttgtacataaccCTAAAAAGTCTTCAAATCTGTCTCGTTTAATTTGATTCTGAAAACACTGGCAAACATCGTAATGTCTTTCATAATTCTAAATACAAACGCAAAATACTTTCGTTAttctatcaattttttttttcattttctaagcaccattaatattttttaattatttaatatttgtttctccaggtacacaagaggtaccaaatttacatatacaatttacctacttacctacatatgctAACTAGAAGTACGAGTGTAAccgcggtcctgacgtcaggatggcgggtgtacctattttatttaaaaaaaatttacacatatttttaggATAGGTACACTGAGGTACATATCAAGTACATTTTTAATCGAAaacagatatttaaatttaattaaaaaataatactcaaaaaaattgaaaaacataATCAATTTAACACAGAAAGcccaaaatacattttacatgAACAACgtacaaaataaatcaaaaggaACTtggcaaataataaatgataaatattaaaacaaagacTACATATCAGAAGTTCAACACGATGATAACTTAAAATCAGATTCTTAATCAATAGCAGAGGCTTTTAATGCgtactttattgaaaaaattgaaaaagtttttatcCCAAGCGTAAGTGAAGAGCGACCAGTTCTTATTATTTACGACGGTAATTCTACGCATCTTGACGTAAGGGTTGTAGAGCTGGTAATTAGAAATCGGATCACAATACTTAAACTCCCACCCCACACATATCATTTGCTCCAACCTCTTGATATATCAGTATTCAAgtcattcaaaataatatggGATGCCAAATAAGTAGAGTGGCAACGTAAAAATATAGGCAAAAAAtgccaaaaaatatatttgcacGAGCCTTGACAGATACTTGGCAACAAACAAACCCTGAAGTCATCAAAAGTGGGTTTAAAAAAGCTGGAATCCATCCTTTTAATAACAAAGTGATACCTGTGGATGTATCCCAGAGGCCTACAAACGATACCAAAAAATGGTAACAGAAAAAGATCTTGCAAACACCCAATAAAACCTGAACACTCATAAGACACGGAACCATCTGTGTCTGgacatttataacaaatatctTCTAACTGCCAACTACTGTGTTAAGTCAAAAACTGATGAAGTCATCCCACTTTCTGAAGTGTCCAAGTCCgatattgaatttgataatatgCATTTTGTGGCTAAGTATCCATCTGAATTACCAACATGTCTACAAGAAAAACCTTCTCAGATTCAAGCACAAAATTCCTTTTGAGGAATCAttatctgaaataaaattatcaaagaaGCATCTTTACCACCAGTAGAACCCATCCTAATGCAACAACAACAACGTACATTAACATTTGAAGAATTGGTGTTACGAAAAAATTCAACAAGACACAAAAGAAAGCACaactacaaaaaagaaacgtATTACTAAAGGCGCTGAGGTAATAACGGCAGCTGCtggaaaaaacattttagaaatgactataaaattaaaagaaagaagagaagaaagaaaacaagTAAGAACACCAATGAAAAGGTGACAGAAATTCAAAAGGCAGAAATAGAACAGCCAGGCTCTTCAGGTAtacaaaagaagaatacaaaaggttacaaaaattaaaagttcgGAAATAGAATAGCCAGGCCCATCTGGCAtacaaaagaagaataaaaaagaaaaggttaCAAAGCAGTGGTTTCCTTCTGCGAGTACGTCATCTTGCAGAAGGAGGCCGCTGAGAGGGCGCGTGAACACGATCCGAACGCGCCTCTACACCGTCGTGGTCGGGGGGGCAGAAGGTGTGTATTTTATCGTACGCGCCTACTGCCTCACTAGGGTCACTTCCCGACCCTGGGATGGAAAGGGCGGCCAGCAACTTACTGGTCGCCCATTACAGCAAGATTCCCGGCACAGAAGCGCCGGGCAGCCAGAGGGTATCGTGGTGAAATTCctgcgatcccatgatgccctcaaaatggcaagaagggcgaacggaggggttttagtTGGTAGGCTGGTATACTaggtgccaggagtcccacactctcccgggtgaagacccgAGGGGTTgtccgtaaaaaggatttcccctttaagaataaatagatAGAAAGATAGAATATACGAAAATACCTACCTCATGGGATGCGCCAGTTGTTCACAAAAATATGAAGCCTTCAATGCCAGATATTGATGCTGCTATCTCAATGACCCCTCGAAGGTTCAAGACAAAAATACgtaagtaatattaaaagttaactCATCACGCAATGGCATAGATACAATCATTGGCAATTCGCATGGTTGATAATTAGATCTATGGCGTTTGcctcatttataaaatataaatacttattcaatattaatatttatttataatgaaatggCACGGTAGGTAGTAATTACTCTTAATTACTGCACTGATAATGGACTGACTAATTTTTTGGAttctactttatttattaaattgttaacTAAATTTTATGAGCTTGATTATGTTATTACAGCAAAACTTctgaaaatatctttaaaatttgcACTAGAAATAGTGTCtgtcttttaaaatttcatttataattatgtttatttcttacaGGTACATTCTGGCGATGTATTTTTACGCTGTGTCAACATCGAATTTAAACTCGGTGACACATAAATTCCTTATTTGTGCACATACACAGAATGAAGGTGACAATGCGTGTAGGCACATATACACAAACTCAATTAACTTAATATGTTATACCtaacacatacaaaaatatatataactcaTAAACAATTACCTAAATAtcactaaaatatattaaaaaaaaatcacaaataaatacacatatttCGCGCTCGCCAGTCGAGATTCATACGAAAGGCAAACGCACGCGCACATGCGCTCCGCTGCTGTTCAGCTAGACATTTCTCGGCTTACGCGCCGCATTGTTTACATTAAGCTACAGTTACACATACTCATTACTAGCACGAAAGCATGCCACTATTGAGCAATTGCTACTTAGTGGTATGTGTGTCGAAACATTGCTAATAATTAGCATGCTAATTACGAGTATGCTCAAAAATCGACGGCCGTGCGATTTTTGGGCATGCTACCTGCGGCGCGGGTGGAAGGGGGCGTGCTTTTAGCGCGTGTAAACAGGTTTGCTTATTGAGCATGCTAGTAGCGATCAGTCGTTCACAGTAGATGCGCGTGCACAATTTCTCGCCAAAAATGTCTCGCTGGGGCGATGAAAAAACgttgaaatttgtaattttatatcggAACAACGAGTGCCTATGGAATCCGCATATACCACagtacaaaaacaatattgcaAGAAATAATGCATATCAAGATTTATTAACCAACATGGACGATCCTACTTTGActgtgaaaattataaaatcaaaaatcaaGAACTTGAGGTCCGTTTACCACagcgaattaaaaaaaattgagaattcCAAGCGATCCGGTTCTGGTGCCGCTACTGTGTACAACCCATCTATGTCCTGGTTTCACGAAATGCATTCTTTCCTTGGAGACACTGGCGATTACAGGGACCCTATTTCTATGGAATTGGTGAGTTTTGGTTtacaatacttaaataaaaatgcacgtaACTGTTAGTAACacacaattatttaatatcataGAATAAGTAGTACAGCATTTTCTAtgtagttattaatttaaatcatatgACCTTGCCACGGTACCGCCTCTGTAGTTTCAAAGAGCTGCGCATAGGTGTCTCTTATCGCTCCTGCCTGTCGAGAAGCGTGGTTAGCGTAGCGTGTAGGTGGTAAGCCTTCCAAAGCAGTCCGTAGTTGTGCCCTCCATGATCCTGGTACCACAACACGTTGTTGTGTATCTTCAAAGTCGACGCATCTTTGCGTGATGTACATATCAGATGTTTTCCGAAGCCAATTGTGTAAAGAGCAGGCAGCTAATGTAATTCTATCGACATTTTTGGGGGCCATATCTATGGCATCCATAAAAACTCGAAATCGTGTCACTAAAATACCAAACGCATTTTCAACGATTCGTCTGGCTCTCGATAAACggtagttaaatattttttctttacgcGTTGGAGTTGTTCGATAGGGCTTCATAAGGTATGACTTTAGAGGAAAAGCAGCGTCTGCCACAATAACTGATTGGTCCGGAAAATTGAGAGAATTATTTTCCAAAGCTTGTGctaaattagatttttgatAAACACCTCCATCAGAAGCTCTACCATTAGTCCCAACATTTACGTATGAAAAACAATAGTCATCATCAACTAATGCCAGAAGTATGATGCTATGAGCGCCCTTGTAGTTATAGTAGTCAGAAGTATCATCAGGGgcgaatatatttatatgtttgccATCCAACGCTCCGACACAACCTGGAAAGTTCCATTTAGTTCTAAATCCATGTTCAATGCGTTTCCAATCTTCAGAACCGggaatctgtaaaaaaaacaaataagtattttataaacttaatatattttttttacagatacaAGACAGAGACGAGCCATCGCAAGATTCACAACCAAGTGACGCTGTTTCATATTCAAACTCGTTGACGCCGCAATCGATGAATGTGTTATCACCCTCTCCTAGTCCAACTACAGAAGATCGATCACAATCGCGTTCATCTAATAACTCATCAACACGACGTAGAAAAAGAAgcttacaagaagaacccATTACATATGCTCTCGAtcgtttacaaaatattagttcTGCTATAAATGCACCGCCTAATTACGACGAATTCCATTATTTTGCTCAAAATGTTGCAGCTCAATTGCGAACTCTACCATTGTACGACGCATTAGATGTACAACATGAGATCCAAACAATTCTGACTGCAGCAAGACGTCGACGCCAGTACCCAAATTTGTCTCCCTTTACACAAACAATGACTTTCATACCTCCCAGTACAAACACAAATACAGTCACTTACACACCTCCTACTACAAACACACAGACAATGACTTTCATACCTCCCAGTACAAACACAAATACAGTCACTTACACTCCTCCTACTACAAACACACAGACAATGACTTTCATACCTCCCAGTACAAACACAAATACAGTCACTTACACTCCTCCTACTACAAACACACAGACAATGACTTTCATACCTCCCAGTACAAACACAAATACAGTCACTTACACACTTCCTTACGCGTTATCCCAATCAGATTCTACTGTCTCTGAAGAAGATTTGTTGAACAAAGCATGGAAAATgtgttaaagttaaatttagtttagtaagtttttaatctagattttaaacaataaatacttgaTTTAAACTAATAATCACTGGTTTACTTTACTTACCCGCATATAATCCTTCAGAACATTGTATATTGCATCACACACTTCAGGTATAAATAGAGATATAGTAGACCTTGCAACTCTGTGAAGTGCTTCTAATGTGTATAACGAATCTCCAGTTGCTAGATACCTCAATGTCACTTCCAGTTTCACTTTTGGTGGAATAGCATTTCGCATGTGTGTATCTTGTTTCTTTATAGCGCTTTCAACTTTAGATAGTAACTCGTCAAACTGATGCGGTAACATGCGCAAATGATTTTTGTAACCATCAATATCTTCTTCTCGCATTTCTACTAGCAATCGAGTACTTGCTCCAAGTTGTTCCCTTCTACTTAGCCAATCACGGACCCAAATCTTCCTATTCCTTTTACATTGGTTTTTTCTCTTTCTACCTGAGAGAAGTCTTCGGATGCATTGCAACGATAGCAAaagaataactttattaagcTCCGTACGGATGGTTGTTTCATCGTCCATGGTTTTGTTTGAACTAACAAAGAGCATGCTAAAATCGCATTTGTGTTGGAGTGTTTGCTTTGAGCATGCTTATTTAGTAGCATGTTACGGGATTGTCCTATAGGAAGACCGCTGACCTGTCACATCATTGCACACGGCACCGATGCAATGAATTGCGCAAGTGAAGTAAAGTGCCGACGCAGCAGCACGTGCAAGCCTCGACGCCCGCCCGGAGACCGGACGCCTCGGCCACTTGGGCTTCACACTTCGACCCATGCACTTACTTGTAATTAGTCGTAATTATAACTTGTAATttcattcttttaataaattagtattttaaattttggttttttttgagACCTCCGACTCGCTGGACCATAATTGGCGCAGTCTTGGTAGTAGGCTCGAGCTAGGCGTGCGCGATCGCGATCAAGATTTCCGCTGGAATTCAGCCCGAGTCCCGCGTGACTAGCTGGTTCTCGAACCTTCGTCGAGCTGACCTACTCATCTCTACTCGTCGAGCTGAGGGCGGAGGAGATATCCGATCTTCGATATCACTCAAGAAGGACCAGGTATCGAGACATGATACTGTAAGTACGCTACAATTTATTCGTGGTGTTGCTTTCCCTATTTCCTAATTTCCTAGTGTAGTAAACTTCCAAAATTTTTCACCCTCGTAAATTACCTCATAGCTCTGCATCCAGGCAGGCTAGAGACACTTTTATTGATAGTAATAGAGATTTAGATTCATTAGATTTAGATAGTAATAGCGTAGAAATGGCTCAGCAGCAAATACCATTAGGACAGCCGTCCACTGGGCATGTTGAACCTGACACTATAATTAAGGCCCTTCGATTGGCGCCTGACTTTGATGGCAATCCTCATACACTGCCTCGCTTTATACAATTATGCGATCAGATTGTAGGAGCCTATTGGACGGAGGATAACCACCTCACCAATCTGTTCTTGATTAACGGCATACTAAACAAGATAAAGGGCAATGCCGCATTGACTATAAATGCGAATGGTATTCCATCCGATTGGTTAGGTATCAGAAACcatcttattaataatttcagtGACCAAAGAGATGAGACCACTTTGTATAACGATCTAGCTATGCAAGTTCAAGGTAATAGCTCTCCTCAAGAGTTCTACGATAGGTGTCAGACATTGTTTAGCACTATAATGACGTTTGTAACCTTACACGAAAGCATCCCCACGACCGTAACTGCTAAGAGAGAcctgtataaaaaattgacaatgcAGGCTTTTGTTCGCGGACTCAAAGAACCTTTGGGATCTCGTATAAGGTGCATGCGTCCAGAGAGCATGGAGAAAGCATTGGAGTTTGTTCAGGAGGAGTTAAATACTATGTATTTACAGCAACGTAATGAAGGACTCCCTAAAAACTTACAAGGGTCATCCGCCTCTAAACCTGTACAGACACCAACGCCATCGCCACAAACTCAACTACCTCAAATACCTAAACCTTTCACCTTTGGTCCTATGACACAATTTCCACCTCGtcagaattttaataattatcaacCTAAACCTAATGCACAATTCCAACTCAATCAAACTACACCTCGCATGCCTACACGCACCCAACAGATGTTCGCAGCACCACCTCGAAATTATAATGCCAATAGTAATATGTTCAGATTACCAaatcgaaattttaataataatgccgGTCCTCGCCCTATGAGCGGCGTTAATCATTTTACACCAAGAGTTTTACCACCTAGTGGCCATGACTGGACCAAACATGGCAATCCGCCTCccacaaattatttcaaatctcGAGATGTGAATCTGAACGAGTGTTATGCTTATGATTCTGATTATAATTACTACCCCGTGTATTACGAACCAGACTATAGTGACTATAATAACTATAACTACGTTGAACCTATTGACTACGACAGGACTAACTATAATGTTTTTGACGAAAACCTGTATACTGGACAAGGACCGAGTATATCGGAAGTGACTTATAATGGACAGACAGATAACCTTCCCCAGCCATCGTCTAGCCAAGCTGAGGATTTTCAGATAGCCAGCCttacaaaaaagttaaaatagaaGTTAATCTGCAAACACAACGACAGTTACCCTATGTGCAGATAACTGATCCCCCTCTTAAACTTCTATTGGACACTGGCGCAAACCAATCTTTCCTTAGTCCCATTGCAGCAAAGAAATACTACCCTCATGTGCAATTGAATTATGACCCCTTTCAAATAACTAATATACACGGTACTTCTAAAAGTGATCATTCTATAACTTTACCGTGTTTCCAAGAATTCAATTGTGATAATGACATTACATTATTCCTTTATGACTTTCACGAGTTCTTTGATGGATTAATAGGGTTAGATTTGCTCACCCAATGGGAAGCCAAACTTGATCTTAAAGACTTAATAATAGTAACTAGCAACGCGTCCAACCCTATCAAAATGTATAACTCGCGCAACGTTAACCTCTACGAGGATATCATACCAGCTAAATCTTCTAAGTTACTTAGACTTCCTATCAATGTAGGGGACGGTGATGCTTATATACCGGAACAAGTATTGTGTAACTGCCTAATTCATGAATGTATAACCTCAGTTAAGAACAATCGCGGTGTGATAGAAATTGAAAACCCATCCGATCACGATGTTATATTATCTTTGGATAGACCCGCGAATGCCGAACTGTTCAATGTCGATAGTGCTAGCATAGATCAGCAGCCCATGTCTAAGCGAACCCAAGAGGTTCTGTCGCGTCTACGTACAGACCACCTCAACGCAGAAGAGAAAGCCAACCTACTACAGCTTTGCTCACAATActcagatatattttatattgatggtGAAGCCTTGACATTCACCAACCAAGTTAAACATTCTATTAAAACCACGGATGAGGTACCGATCTACACTAAAAGCCACAGGTATCCCTTTATACACAGACAAGAAGTCCgtgatcaaattcaaaaaatgttAGATCAGGGAATAATAAGGCCCTCGGAGTCTGCATGGAGCTCCCCCATCTGGGTAGTTCCCAAGAAATTAGATGCATCCGGCAAACAAAAATGGCGTTTAGTTGTCGATTTTCGTAAACTAAACGAAAAGACTATTGACGACAAGTACCCTATACCGAACATCAATGACGTACTTGACAAGCTAGGAAAGTGTCAATACTTCACTACACTTGATTTGGCGTCCGGATTTTATCAATGCGAAATGAATCCACAAGATATACCTAAAACAGCCTTCAATGTAGAGCACGGGCACTTTGAATTCCTTCGGATGCCGATGGGATTAAAAAATGCGCCATCAACCTTTCAAAGAGTGATGGACAATGTCCTTAGAGGccttcaaaatgaaatatgcCTGGTATACTTGGACGACATAATAGTCTTTAGTACTTCTCTCCAAGAGCACATCCTTAACCTTGAAAAGGTTTTTCAGAGACTCAGGGAATCTAACTTCAAAGTACAAATGGACAAGTCAGAGTTCCTCAAGCTTGAGACTGCCTATTTAGGTCACGTCATAACTCGTGACGGTATCAAGCCAAATCCCGATAAAATATCCGCAATAGTTAAATATCCAATCCCCAAAACCAGTAAGGaaatcaaacaatttttagGCCTCCTCGGTTACTACCGAAAATTCATACCAGATTTTGCCCGTATAACCAAGCCAATGACCCACTGTCTTAAGAAAGGTCAGAGAATATCAATTGATAATCCGGCTTACGTTAAGTGTTTTGAGACATGTAAAAGCTTACTGACAAATGACCCCATACTTAAATACCCTGACTTTGAAAAAGAATTCATACTGACTACAGACGCAAGTAACTTCGCAATCGGAGCCATATTATCTCAAGGGCCCATAGGTTCCGACAAACCTATATCCTACGCGTCTCGTACTCTTAATACCAGTGAGACCAACTATAGCACAATAGAGAAAGAGCTATTAGCCATAGTTTGGGCCACCAAGTATTTCAGGCCATACTTGTTTGGTAGAAAATTTAAGGTGTTAACAGATCA
Coding sequences:
- the LOC106135979 gene encoding uncharacterized protein LOC106135979, whose amino-acid sequence is MLFVSSNKTMDDETTIRTELNKVILLLSLQCIRRLLSGRKRKNQCKRNRKIWVRDWLSRREQLGASTRLLVEMREEDIDGYKNHLRMLPHQFDELLSKVESAIKKQDTHMRNAIPPKVKLEVTLRYLATGDSLYTLEALHRVARSTISLFIPEVCDAIYNVLKDYMRIPGSEDWKRIEHGFRTKWNFPGCVGALDGKHINIFAPDDTSDYYNYKGAHSIILLALVDDDYCFSYVNVGTNGRASDGGVYQKSNLAQALENNSLNFPDQSVIVADAAFPLKSYLMKPYRTTPTRKEKIFNYRLSRARRIVENAFGILVTRFRVFMDAIDMAPKNVDRITLAACSLHNWLRKTSDMYITQRCVDFEDTQQRVVVPGSWRAQLRTALEGLPPTRYANHASRQAGAIRDTYAQLFETTEAVPWQGHMI
- the LOC106135980 gene encoding uncharacterized protein LOC106135980, which codes for MRVHNFSPKMSRWGDEKTLKFVILYRNNECLWNPHIPQYKNNIARNNAYQDLLTNMDDPTLTVKIIKSKIKNLRSVYHSELKKIENSKRSGSGAATVYNPSMSWFHEMHSFLGDTGDYRDPISMELIQDRDEPSQDSQPSDAVSYSNSLTPQSMNVLSPSPSPTTEDRSQSRSSNNSSTRRRKRSLQEEPITYALDRLQNISSAINAPPNYDEFHYFAQNVAAQLRTLPLYDALDVQHEIQTILTAARRRRQYPNLSPFTQTMTFIPPSTNTNTVTYTPPTTNTQTMTFIPPSTNTNTVTYTPPTTNTQTMTFIPPSTNTNTVTYTPPTTNTQTMTFIPPSTNTNTVTYTLPYALSQSDSTVSEEDLLNKAWKMC